The Mesorhizobium sp. INR15 region GGCGCGGTGGGGTTGATGCAGGTCATGCCCGCGACCTTTGCCGAACTGCGCCTTCGCCATCATCTGGGCGGTAATCCTTTTGATCCGCGCGACAACATCCTCGCCGGAACGGCCTATCTGCGCGAGCTGTTTGATCGCTACGGCTCTCCGGGATTCCTGGCCGCCTACAATGCGGGGCCGGGGCGTTACGAAGCCTCTTTGACAGGCCGTCCCCTGCCGGCAGAGACCCGTTCCTACGTCGCAAAACTGCGCCCTTTCTGGGGCGGCGGTGATGGTTCCGGCGCGCTCCCCGCCGCTCGGCGCAACGCCGACGCATGGACCGCCGCGCCGCTGTTCACAACGCGTTCCGGCTCCATCGCCGCGGCCGATCGCTTGTCGTCCGAGGGCGCATTGGCCGGCATGCCAGCATCGCTGCGGGCGGGCGATCTTTTTTCGGCCCGTTCGCGGCCGCGCGAACTGTTCAGCGGTCCCGATGTCGGGACGTCGGCACCATGAAGCATCTGATCTCAATTCGCGCCAGGGCGTCCTGTTGGGCGTTGTGGCGTGCGCGATGGAGAGGCCACGACCCAACAACCGATGGATGGCGAGATAAAAGGGCGCACCTTGTGCGCCGGCCGGTCGGTTGTTTTTGTTGGGGTTTTCGCGTCGTTCGGCACATTGCTGCGCTTCGGCGCAACGTGCCGGAGCCAGACAAGATGTTGTTTCTGCAGCGATCATTGCACGTTGCGGGCGATCTTCATGGCCGATGAGCGCGACTTCCGCATCCGTCCGGGCCGCGTCCGCTCGACGCGGTCCCAGTCCTCGCGGCCCTTCATCGCCCAGGCGCTTGCCGCCGCGAAAAAGGCTGGCGGCAGCATGTCGCGCTCCGGCCGGATCCGGCCCGCCAGTCATTCGCAATTCGGCCGGGGCAGGGCGGCCAGCATTCAGGCCAATCGCTTGCTGACCAGCCGCTCCCGCGTCACGGTGATCAAGACCCGCGTGGTCCGCCACTCGAAACGCGCTCCGCCGCTGGCAACCCATCTCAATTATCTGCAGCGCGAAGGCGTGACGCGCGACGGCGAGAAAGCCCGCATGTTCGGCCCCGAGGCCGAGGATGTCGCGGCCAGGGATTTCGCCGAACGCTGCAAGGATGACCGGCATCATTTCCGCTTCATCGTCTCGCCGCAGGACGCTGCGGAAATGGCGGACCTGAAATCCTTCACGCGGGATTTGATGGGCCGGATGGAAAAGGACGTCGGCACATCGCTTGATTGGGTCGCGGTCGATCACTGGAACACCGACAACCCGCATCTCCACGTCATCTTGCGCGGCCGGGGCGATGATGGTCAGGACCTGGTGATCTCGCGCGACTACATCAGCCGCGGCATGCGTGATCGCGCCAGCGATCTGGTCACACGCGAGCTCGGCCCCCGCTCCGATCTGGAAGTCCGCCGGCATGTCGAGCGACAGGTCGATGCGGATGGCTGGACCGGGCTCGACCGCCAGCTGATGCGCGATGCCGGTGAGGATGGCCTCATCGACCTTGCGGCTTACGCCGATCGCCGGGCTGACGAATTCGGCACCTTCAAGGCCGGGCGTCTGCGCAGACTGGAGGTGCTCGGCCTTGCCGATCAGATCGGTCCTGGCCAGTGGGTCGTCAGCGACAAAGCCGAGGCGACGCTGCGTGAGCTGGGCG contains the following coding sequences:
- a CDS encoding lytic transglycosylase domain-containing protein, whose product is MIARAAKTCAAAMRFLGSLPVKPGTLLFAVGIAVFCHGLTGASAQSAPVSKQSTDDPYAAHIAEASHRFRMPERWIRAIMRLESARDPAAVSRKGAVGLMQVMPATFAELRLRHHLGGNPFDPRDNILAGTAYLRELFDRYGSPGFLAAYNAGPGRYEASLTGRPLPAETRSYVAKLRPFWGGGDGSGALPAARRNADAWTAAPLFTTRSGSIAAADRLSSEGALAGMPASLRAGDLFSARSRPRELFSGPDVGTSAP
- a CDS encoding VirD2 family relaxase/mobilization nuclease, with protein sequence MADERDFRIRPGRVRSTRSQSSRPFIAQALAAAKKAGGSMSRSGRIRPASHSQFGRGRAASIQANRLLTSRSRVTVIKTRVVRHSKRAPPLATHLNYLQREGVTRDGEKARMFGPEAEDVAARDFAERCKDDRHHFRFIVSPQDAAEMADLKSFTRDLMGRMEKDVGTSLDWVAVDHWNTDNPHLHVILRGRGDDGQDLVISRDYISRGMRDRASDLVTRELGPRSDLEVRRHVERQVDADGWTGLDRQLMRDAGEDGLIDLAAYADRRADEFGTFKAGRLRRLEVLGLADQIGPGQWVVSDKAEATLRELGERGDIIRRLHRALSGRGIERTSGNYVLAAERLDETILGRLVERGLDDELKGTAYAVIDGVDGRCHHVRLSDLDAAGDGAPGSIVELRKFDDAQGRKRLALAVRSDLDIERQVIAGGATWLDRQALARTPAALSDGGFGTEVRHAMDRRSEHLVGLGLAERQARGIVFANGLVDTLRRRELAALGSKLAAVSGQPFNRAGEGEFVSGIYRQRFALASGRFAMIDDGLGFQLLPWTPSLERHHGKHVAGIARGDGGIDWSFGRKQGLGL